The Kiritimatiellia bacterium genome contains a region encoding:
- a CDS encoding HypC/HybG/HupF family hydrogenase formation chaperone, with amino-acid sequence MCLGIPGQIEAITDDGELTRSGRVRFGGIVKEVNLAYVPEAKVGDYVVVHVGFAISVIDEQEAGNVFEYLRQMDELGELSESADGQASGSEPVSRARRV; translated from the coding sequence ATGTGTTTGGGAATCCCGGGTCAAATTGAGGCCATTACAGACGATGGCGAACTAACCCGCTCCGGCCGCGTTCGCTTCGGCGGGATCGTCAAGGAAGTCAACCTCGCCTACGTGCCCGAGGCAAAGGTTGGCGATTATGTGGTTGTCCATGTGGGATTCGCCATCAGCGTCATCGACGAACAAGAAGCCGGAAACGTGTTTGAGTACCTTCGGCAAATGGATGAACTCGGTGAGCTAAGCGAGTCCGCCGACGGTCAAGCCTCCGGCAGTGAACCCGTTAGCCGCGCCCGCCGGGTTTGA